One stretch of Streptomyces zhihengii DNA includes these proteins:
- a CDS encoding LLM class flavin-dependent oxidoreductase produces the protein MPAHPPRQFHLNAFLMNAGHHDAAWRHPRTQPERVTDLTYFQELARTAERGRLDSLFLADGLTLWSNARHNAVGGFEPLTLLSALAVATEHIGLIATVSTTFNEPYHVARKFASLDHLSGGRAGWNIVTSGNVAEARNFGLDEHPDHALRYERAAEFVDVARLLWDSWTDGAPVVDRARGVYTEEGAVAPVGHRGAHFRVDGPLNVQRPPQGHPLLVQAGSSEDGREFAARYAEAVFTAQQTLADGQTFYKDLKSRLARHGRRPDEVRILPGICPVIGATEAEARALEAELTALQVPEYGLQQLSGMLGTDLTGLPLDGPLPELPGESAINGNKSRFTLVADLARRERLTIRELIARLGGGRGHRVFAGTPEQIADQLEEWFTSGAADGFNIMPPHLPGGLEDFVDHVVPLLQRRGLFRTEYVGRTLRDHYGLERPAGRSAPAA, from the coding sequence ATGCCCGCGCATCCGCCGCGACAGTTCCATCTCAACGCCTTCCTGATGAACGCCGGCCATCACGACGCAGCCTGGCGCCATCCGCGCACCCAGCCGGAACGGGTCACCGACCTGACGTACTTCCAGGAGCTGGCCCGGACGGCCGAACGGGGGCGGCTGGACTCGCTGTTCCTCGCCGACGGGCTCACCCTGTGGAGCAACGCCCGCCACAACGCGGTCGGCGGCTTCGAGCCCCTGACACTGCTGTCGGCCCTCGCGGTGGCGACCGAGCACATCGGTCTGATCGCCACCGTGTCCACCACCTTCAACGAGCCCTACCATGTGGCCCGCAAGTTCGCCTCGCTCGACCACCTCAGCGGCGGCCGGGCCGGCTGGAACATCGTGACCTCGGGCAATGTCGCCGAGGCCCGCAACTTCGGGCTCGACGAGCACCCGGACCACGCGCTGCGCTACGAGCGGGCGGCCGAGTTCGTCGACGTGGCGCGGCTGCTGTGGGACAGCTGGACCGACGGCGCGCCCGTCGTCGACCGGGCCCGCGGCGTGTACACGGAGGAGGGCGCGGTCGCGCCCGTCGGCCACCGGGGCGCCCACTTCCGGGTGGACGGGCCGCTGAACGTGCAGCGCCCGCCGCAGGGGCACCCGCTGCTGGTGCAGGCAGGGTCGTCGGAGGACGGCAGGGAGTTCGCGGCCCGCTACGCGGAGGCCGTGTTCACCGCCCAGCAGACGCTGGCCGACGGGCAGACCTTCTACAAGGACCTCAAGTCCCGGCTCGCCCGCCACGGCCGGCGGCCCGACGAGGTGAGGATCCTCCCCGGGATCTGCCCCGTGATCGGTGCGACGGAGGCGGAGGCCCGTGCCCTGGAGGCCGAGCTCACCGCCCTCCAGGTGCCGGAGTACGGGCTCCAGCAGTTGTCGGGGATGCTCGGCACCGACCTCACCGGCCTGCCGCTGGACGGCCCGCTGCCCGAACTGCCGGGCGAGAGCGCCATCAACGGCAACAAGTCGCGGTTCACGCTCGTCGCCGACCTCGCGCGGCGGGAGCGGCTCACGATCCGGGAGCTGATCGCCCGTCTCGGCGGCGGCCGGGGGCACCGGGTCTTCGCCGGGACGCCGGAGCAGATCGCGGACCAGCTGGAGGAGTGGTTCACCTCCGGCGCCGCGGACGGCTTCAACATCATGCCGCCGCATCTGCCGGGCGGTCTGGAGGACTTCGTCGACCACGTCGTGCCCCTGCTCCAGCGCCGGGGGCTGTTCCGCACCGAGTACGTGGGGCGCACCCTGCGCGACCACTACGGCCTGGAGCGGCCCGCCGGCCGTTCCGCGCCGGCCGCCTGA
- a CDS encoding DUF6328 family protein: protein MPDGRGGSTSVSHGRDETEEERADRKWRDLLQELRVAQTGVQILFGFLLTVAFQPRFTDLSGTDQAIYTVTVMLGAAATGALVGPVALHRMVAGRRLKPQTVDWASRLTLLGLALLVCTMASALLLILRLVVTDTDAVWLVALMVAWFVLWWFALPVWLRMRDRDMRDRDMRDRDMGDRDRS from the coding sequence GTGCCGGACGGCCGCGGCGGGAGCACGAGCGTGTCGCACGGCCGGGACGAGACCGAGGAGGAGCGGGCGGACCGGAAATGGCGCGATCTGCTCCAGGAGCTCCGGGTCGCGCAGACCGGCGTCCAGATCCTCTTCGGCTTCCTGCTGACCGTGGCCTTCCAGCCGCGCTTCACCGATCTGTCCGGCACCGACCAGGCGATCTACACCGTCACGGTGATGCTCGGCGCCGCCGCCACCGGCGCGCTCGTGGGGCCCGTGGCCCTGCACCGGATGGTCGCCGGCAGGAGGCTCAAACCGCAGACGGTGGACTGGGCGTCCCGGCTGACCCTGCTCGGTCTCGCCCTGCTGGTGTGCACCATGGCGAGCGCCCTGCTCCTCATCCTGCGGCTCGTGGTGACGGACACCGACGCCGTCTGGCTGGTGGCCCTGATGGTCGCCTGGTTCGTCCTGTGGTGGTTCGCCCTGCCCGTCTGGCTCCGTATGCGGGACCGGGACATGCGGGACCGGGACATGCGGGACCGGGACATGGGGGACCGGGACCGCTCCTGA
- a CDS encoding ABC transporter substrate-binding protein — MHTTSRRTFLAFTGLSALAAAGCGTASGSGVRNTGKLRYQGWAGQVTPAELAAELGYLEDVKLDWVGNTISGPQDIQSAASGQIDFGGAFNGAIVKLASRDAPVRAVISYYGSDEAAYSGYYVTEDSPVRTPRDLIGRKVGMNTLGAHSEAMLDIYLREHGLSRAEAQKVERIVVPPVNTEQTLRRGQIDVAVLGGILRDKALETGGVRKLFSDFDLRGAFSAGTYVLTERFIRQNPETVRTFVTGVGRALDWSRATPRDEVVARMTEVVRRRKRNESTDALRYWRSYGVSAPGGRIDERELSVWSDWLTERGDIERGSVDLKKLWTNEFNGGAGAARKG; from the coding sequence GTGCACACCACATCACGACGCACATTTCTCGCGTTCACCGGACTGTCCGCGCTCGCGGCCGCCGGCTGCGGCACGGCGAGCGGCAGCGGGGTGCGGAACACCGGGAAGCTGCGCTACCAGGGCTGGGCCGGGCAGGTCACCCCGGCCGAACTCGCCGCCGAGCTCGGCTACCTGGAGGACGTGAAGCTCGACTGGGTCGGCAACACCATCAGCGGGCCGCAGGACATCCAGTCCGCGGCCTCGGGCCAGATCGACTTCGGCGGCGCGTTCAACGGCGCCATCGTCAAACTCGCCTCCCGCGACGCGCCCGTCAGAGCCGTCATCAGCTACTACGGCTCCGACGAGGCCGCGTACAGCGGCTACTACGTCACCGAGGACAGCCCCGTGCGCACCCCGCGCGATCTGATCGGCCGCAAGGTCGGGATGAACACCCTCGGCGCCCACAGCGAGGCGATGCTCGACATCTACCTCCGCGAGCACGGGCTGAGCCGCGCCGAGGCGCAGAAGGTGGAACGCATCGTCGTGCCGCCGGTGAACACCGAACAGACGCTGCGCCGGGGGCAGATCGACGTGGCCGTGCTCGGCGGCATCCTGCGCGACAAGGCGCTGGAGACCGGCGGCGTCCGCAAGCTGTTCAGCGACTTCGACCTGCGCGGCGCCTTCAGCGCCGGGACGTATGTGCTCACCGAGCGGTTCATCCGGCAGAACCCGGAGACGGTGCGCACCTTCGTCACCGGGGTGGGGCGGGCGCTGGACTGGTCGCGGGCCACACCGCGCGACGAGGTGGTGGCGCGGATGACCGAGGTCGTGCGCCGGCGGAAGCGCAACGAGAGCACGGACGCGCTCCGCTACTGGCGGTCCTACGGGGTGTCGGCTCCCGGCGGCCGGATCGACGAACGGGAGCTGTCCGTGTGGTCGGACTGGCTCACCGAGCGGGGCGACATCGAGCGGGGCTCGGTGGACCTGAAGAAGCTCTGGACCAACGAGTTCAACGGCGGCGCCGGCGCCGCGAGGAAGGGCTGA
- a CDS encoding transketolase codes for MRVSTAQDEQLAELGQQLRVDAIRAADAAGSGHPTSSMSAADIAAVLLARHLHYDFDRPEHPGNDRFVLSKGHASPLLYALYRAAGAIDTAELLTFRSRDSRLEGHPTPRLPWVDVATGSLGQGLPVGVGMALAGKHLDKVPYRVWVLSGDSEMAEGSVWEAVEHAAHERLDNLTLIIDVNRLGQRGPTRHGRDLEAYARRLEAFGWHTLRIDGHDTAAIDAALTDAAATTGRPTAVIAGTDKGHGVAAVEDKEGKHGKPLPDAEEAIRELGGVRDATVEAAPPHEAPRRTGRAGGGLELPVYAEGDEVATRDAYGEALAALGTARDDVVVLDAEVGDSTRADRFEKEHPERYFQCYIAEQQLVAAAVGMAARGWNPYACTFAAFLTRAHDFVRMAAVSRVSLRLAGSHAGVSIGEDGPSQMGLEDLAMFRSVPGSTVLYPCDAQATARLVAASADVPGIVYLRTTRSGTPVIYGPGEEFPVGGAKVLRSSTRDRACVVAAGITVHESLEAARILEREGISVRVVDAYSVKPVDTAMLQQAADETGCLITVEDHRLEGGLGDAVAEAFADGRPVPRLVRLGVRGVPGSATGAEQLHAAGIDAESVAAAVRLLVAEAMVSP; via the coding sequence ATGCGAGTCTCCACGGCTCAAGACGAACAACTGGCAGAACTCGGGCAGCAGTTGCGGGTCGACGCGATCCGCGCCGCCGACGCCGCCGGGTCGGGGCACCCCACCTCGTCCATGTCCGCGGCCGACATCGCGGCCGTCCTGCTCGCCCGCCATCTGCACTACGACTTCGACCGGCCCGAGCACCCCGGCAACGACCGGTTCGTGCTGTCCAAGGGCCATGCGTCACCGCTCCTCTACGCCCTCTACCGGGCCGCGGGCGCGATCGACACCGCCGAACTGCTCACCTTCCGCTCCCGCGACAGCCGGCTGGAGGGCCATCCCACGCCCCGGCTGCCGTGGGTGGACGTCGCCACCGGCTCCCTGGGCCAGGGGCTGCCGGTCGGTGTGGGCATGGCCCTGGCCGGCAAGCACCTGGACAAGGTCCCGTACCGGGTCTGGGTGCTCTCCGGCGACAGCGAGATGGCCGAGGGGTCCGTCTGGGAGGCGGTCGAGCACGCGGCCCACGAGCGGCTCGACAATCTGACGCTGATCATCGACGTCAACCGCCTCGGCCAGCGCGGGCCCACCCGGCACGGCCGGGACCTGGAGGCCTACGCCCGGCGGCTGGAGGCCTTCGGCTGGCACACGCTGCGCATCGACGGCCACGACACGGCGGCGATCGACGCCGCCCTCACCGACGCCGCCGCCACCACCGGCCGGCCCACCGCCGTGATCGCCGGCACCGACAAGGGCCACGGCGTCGCCGCGGTGGAGGACAAGGAGGGCAAGCACGGCAAGCCGCTGCCCGACGCGGAGGAGGCGATCCGGGAGCTCGGCGGCGTCCGCGACGCAACGGTCGAGGCCGCACCGCCGCACGAGGCGCCCCGCCGCACCGGCCGGGCGGGCGGCGGCCTGGAGCTGCCCGTGTACGCCGAGGGCGACGAGGTCGCCACCCGTGACGCCTACGGCGAGGCGCTGGCGGCGCTCGGCACCGCACGGGACGACGTCGTCGTGCTCGACGCGGAGGTCGGCGACTCCACCCGCGCCGACCGCTTCGAGAAGGAGCACCCCGAGCGGTACTTCCAGTGCTACATCGCCGAGCAGCAGCTCGTCGCCGCGGCCGTCGGCATGGCCGCCCGCGGCTGGAACCCTTACGCGTGCACCTTCGCCGCGTTCCTCACCCGGGCCCACGACTTCGTGCGGATGGCCGCCGTCAGCCGGGTCTCCCTCAGGCTGGCCGGCTCCCACGCGGGCGTCTCCATCGGGGAGGACGGCCCCTCGCAGATGGGCCTGGAGGACCTCGCGATGTTCCGCTCGGTGCCCGGCAGCACGGTGCTCTACCCGTGCGACGCGCAGGCGACCGCCCGGCTCGTCGCGGCGTCGGCCGACGTGCCGGGCATCGTCTACCTGCGCACCACCCGCTCCGGCACGCCCGTGATCTACGGGCCCGGCGAGGAGTTCCCCGTCGGCGGCGCCAAGGTGCTGCGCTCCTCGACCCGGGACCGGGCGTGCGTCGTCGCCGCCGGGATCACCGTCCACGAGTCCCTGGAGGCGGCGCGGATCCTGGAGCGCGAGGGCATCTCCGTCCGGGTCGTCGACGCCTACTCCGTCAAGCCCGTGGACACCGCCATGCTCCAGCAGGCCGCCGACGAGACGGGCTGCCTGATCACCGTCGAGGACCACCGCCTGGAGGGCGGTCTCGGCGACGCCGTCGCCGAGGCCTTCGCCGACGGCCGCCCCGTGCCCCGGCTGGTGCGCCTCGGCGTGCGCGGCGTCCCCGGGTCCGCGACCGGCGCCGAGCAGCTCCACGCCGCGGGCATCGACGCCGAGTCCGTCGCCGCCGCCGTGCGGCTGCTCGTCGCGGAGGCGATGGTGAGTCCATGA
- a CDS encoding ABC transporter ATP-binding protein, whose protein sequence is MTAKISFRGVGKTFPGRGRGPGTVALDGIDLDIPAGEFTVVVGPSGCGKSTLLDLLGGLSRPTTGEILLDGRPVRGPGLDRGIVFQQYALLPWRTAQGNVEFGLEATGVPRRERAGRARDHLALVGLTGFEDRHPHELSGGMRQRVAIARSLAYDPDVLLMDEPFAALDAQTRESLQDELLRIWRRTGKTVVFITHGIDEAVRLGQRVAVLTSRPGRIKEVVPIDLGEASPDEDPRSRPEFAHHRHRIWSLLRDEVTRAQQQERERPAA, encoded by the coding sequence ATGACCGCGAAGATCAGTTTCCGGGGCGTCGGCAAGACGTTCCCGGGCCGGGGCCGGGGGCCGGGCACGGTGGCGCTCGACGGCATCGACCTCGACATCCCCGCCGGGGAGTTCACCGTCGTGGTGGGCCCCAGCGGATGCGGCAAGTCGACCCTGCTCGACCTGCTGGGCGGGCTCTCGCGGCCGACGACGGGCGAGATCCTGCTCGACGGCAGGCCGGTGCGCGGCCCGGGTCTCGACCGGGGCATCGTCTTCCAGCAGTACGCGCTGCTGCCGTGGCGCACCGCGCAGGGCAATGTGGAGTTCGGCCTGGAGGCCACCGGCGTGCCGCGCCGGGAACGGGCCGGCCGGGCACGGGACCACCTGGCCCTGGTGGGGCTCACCGGCTTCGAGGACCGGCATCCGCACGAGCTGTCCGGCGGTATGCGCCAGCGCGTCGCCATCGCCCGCAGCCTCGCCTACGACCCCGACGTCCTGCTGATGGACGAGCCGTTCGCCGCGCTCGACGCCCAGACCAGGGAGTCGCTCCAGGACGAGCTGCTGCGGATCTGGCGGCGCACCGGCAAGACCGTCGTGTTCATCACTCACGGCATCGACGAGGCGGTGCGCCTCGGGCAGCGCGTCGCGGTGCTCACCTCGCGGCCCGGCCGCATCAAGGAGGTGGTGCCGATCGACCTCGGCGAGGCGTCGCCGGACGAGGACCCGCGCTCACGGCCCGAGTTCGCGCATCACCGCCACCGGATCTGGAGCCTGTTGCGCGACGAGGTCACCCGCGCCCAGCAGCAGGAGAGGGAGAGGCCGGCGGCATGA
- a CDS encoding putative leader peptide, which produces MRDVLPAILTHREFAASLLSVSQAEILVSRLHVDLRRLASALCAAGR; this is translated from the coding sequence ATGCGAGACGTTTTACCTGCGATATTGACGCACCGGGAATTCGCTGCCAGTCTCTTGAGCGTGAGTCAAGCCGAGATTCTCGTTTCGCGTCTGCACGTCGATCTGCGACGCCTCGCCAGCGCGCTGTGTGCCGCCGGCCGCTGA
- a CDS encoding ABC transporter permease → MTSTVTEKTPGREQAPPAAPAPPAPPSPAAGSGAPSLPRRAGRALATAATRSVAVLALLGLWETAPRLGLVDATFLPPFSDVASAWWGLARDGSLAEHTWASLGRSLAGFGLAVAVAVPLGLLIGWYRRVADLLGPLLEVFRNTAALALLPVFVLLLGIGETSKVSIVLYACTWPVLLNTISAVRSVDPTLLRLARSMDLPAHRIFQKVILPASVPSVFTGIRLAGAVAILVLVAAEMVGAKAGLGYLVNASQFNFAIPEMYAGIITISAIGVTFNQLLVALERRFTSWRTPTGI, encoded by the coding sequence ATGACCAGCACCGTCACCGAGAAGACCCCCGGCCGCGAGCAGGCACCGCCCGCCGCGCCCGCGCCACCCGCTCCCCCGTCCCCGGCGGCCGGTTCCGGGGCGCCGTCCCTGCCGCGCCGGGCCGGCCGGGCCCTGGCCACGGCCGCCACCCGCAGCGTGGCCGTGCTGGCCCTGCTGGGGCTCTGGGAGACCGCGCCCCGGCTCGGCCTGGTGGACGCCACCTTCCTGCCGCCGTTCTCCGACGTCGCCTCGGCCTGGTGGGGGCTGGCGCGGGACGGCTCGCTGGCCGAGCACACCTGGGCGAGCCTCGGCCGCTCGCTGGCCGGCTTCGGCCTCGCGGTGGCCGTGGCCGTGCCGCTGGGCCTGCTGATCGGCTGGTACCGCCGGGTCGCCGACCTGCTCGGCCCGCTGCTGGAGGTGTTCCGCAACACGGCCGCCCTCGCCCTGCTGCCCGTCTTCGTGCTGCTGCTGGGGATCGGCGAGACGTCGAAGGTGTCGATCGTGCTCTACGCGTGCACCTGGCCGGTGCTGCTGAACACGATCAGCGCCGTGCGCAGCGTGGATCCGACCCTGCTGCGGCTGGCCCGGTCGATGGACCTGCCGGCGCACCGGATCTTCCAGAAGGTGATCCTGCCGGCGTCCGTGCCGTCGGTGTTCACCGGCATCCGGCTGGCGGGCGCGGTGGCGATCCTGGTGCTCGTCGCCGCCGAGATGGTCGGCGCCAAGGCCGGACTCGGCTACCTGGTCAACGCCTCGCAGTTCAACTTCGCCATCCCCGAGATGTACGCGGGGATCATCACGATCTCCGCGATCGGGGTCACGTTCAACCAGCTCCTGGTCGCCCTGGAACGGCGTTTCACGTCGTGGCGCACCCCTACCGGAATCTGA
- a CDS encoding LAETG motif-containing sortase-dependent surface protein, producing the protein MTNNKRTLRRSAAMVVAAAAGVIGLGIAAGPAVAHTPTWSVTCDAVDIKLTNYGRNTQNTVTVTVDGKDLLPTETFENDFAKKLALPEHDKEVAVRLVVKAQDGDQYSRDETKTAPVCEEEEPPTPTPSAPSPTPSTASPTPTPTPSDTPSDTPSSPAATPSPAPSSEGPDLAETGSSSSTPLIAGAAAVVIVAGGGIVWASRKRRGAQS; encoded by the coding sequence GTGACCAACAACAAGAGAACGCTGCGGCGTTCGGCGGCCATGGTGGTCGCCGCCGCGGCCGGCGTGATCGGCCTCGGCATAGCCGCCGGCCCGGCCGTCGCCCACACCCCGACGTGGTCGGTGACGTGCGACGCGGTGGACATCAAGCTCACCAACTACGGCCGCAACACCCAGAACACCGTGACCGTCACCGTCGACGGCAAGGACCTGCTGCCGACCGAGACGTTCGAGAACGACTTCGCCAAGAAGCTCGCGCTCCCCGAGCACGACAAGGAGGTCGCGGTCCGCCTCGTCGTCAAGGCGCAGGACGGCGACCAGTACTCGCGCGACGAGACCAAGACCGCCCCCGTGTGCGAGGAGGAGGAGCCCCCCACGCCGACTCCTTCCGCCCCGAGCCCCACCCCGAGCACGGCGTCCCCGACGCCGACGCCCACGCCGAGCGACACCCCCAGTGACACCCCGAGCTCGCCCGCCGCCACGCCGTCGCCGGCGCCGAGCAGCGAGGGCCCGGACCTGGCCGAGACCGGCTCCTCCAGCTCCACCCCGCTGATCGCGGGCGCGGCCGCCGTCGTCATCGTCGCCGGCGGTGGCATCGTGTGGGCCTCGCGCAAGCGCCGCGGCGCCCAGAGCTGA
- a CDS encoding TauD/TfdA dioxygenase family protein — MTTTGFDIRRVGGRIGAEILGVDISQELDPGIVSEINAALVEHKALFFRGQRLDDAAQLRFASLFGPLTGAHPTVPSVEGQPQILPVDGDEGVRSNHWHTDVTFVRTPPKATTLRSLVVPPYGGNTLIANSAAAYQDLPEPLRAFADRLRAVHTNAYDYAEPRSEKAAEHRRRFVSTRYRTEHPVVRVHPESGERGLFIGGFAQSLVGLSASESRDILRILQSYVTRPENVVRWTWAPGDLVLFDNRITQHYAPDDYGDLPRLLHRVTVAGDVPVGTDGRTSTVIEGDEAPHYTPAAA, encoded by the coding sequence ATGACCACCACCGGTTTCGACATACGCCGCGTCGGCGGCCGCATCGGCGCGGAGATCCTCGGCGTCGACATCTCGCAGGAACTCGACCCCGGCATCGTCTCCGAGATCAACGCGGCGCTCGTCGAGCACAAGGCGCTGTTCTTCCGGGGGCAGCGGCTCGACGACGCGGCCCAGCTCCGCTTCGCGTCGCTGTTCGGCCCGCTGACGGGCGCCCATCCGACGGTCCCCTCGGTCGAGGGGCAGCCGCAGATCCTGCCGGTCGACGGCGACGAGGGCGTCCGCTCCAACCACTGGCACACGGACGTCACCTTCGTGCGCACCCCGCCGAAGGCGACGACGCTGCGCAGCCTGGTCGTCCCCCCGTACGGCGGCAACACGCTGATCGCCAACTCGGCGGCGGCCTACCAGGACCTGCCGGAGCCGCTGCGCGCGTTCGCCGACCGGCTGCGGGCGGTGCACACCAACGCCTACGACTACGCGGAACCGCGCAGCGAGAAGGCGGCCGAGCACCGGCGGCGCTTCGTGTCCACCCGCTACCGCACCGAGCACCCGGTGGTGCGGGTGCATCCGGAGTCGGGGGAACGGGGCCTGTTCATCGGCGGGTTCGCCCAGTCGCTGGTCGGCCTGTCGGCGTCGGAGTCGCGGGACATCCTGCGCATCCTCCAGTCGTACGTGACCCGCCCGGAGAACGTGGTGCGCTGGACGTGGGCGCCGGGCGACCTGGTGCTGTTCGACAACCGCATCACCCAGCACTACGCGCCCGACGACTACGGCGACCTGCCGCGCCTGCTGCACCGGGTGACGGTCGCCGGTGACGTCCCGGTCGGCACGGACGGGCGGACCAGCACGGTGATCGAGGGCGACGAGGCGCCGCACTACACGCCCGCCGCCGCCTGA